In one Bacillus thuringiensis genomic region, the following are encoded:
- the proC gene encoding pyrroline-5-carboxylate reductase, translating to MDKQIGFIGCGNMGMAIIGGMLNKKVVSANHVICSDLNTTNLKHANEKYGLTTTTDNNEVAKNADILILSIKPDLYAAVINEIKEVIKNDVIVVTIAAGKSIKSTEEAFDKKLKVVRVMPNTPALVGEGMSALCPNEMVTEKDLEDVLNIFNSFGQAEIVSEKLMDVVTSVSGSSPAYVYMIIEAMADAAVLDGMPRNQAYKFAAQAVLGSAKMVLETGIHPGELKDMVCSPGGTTIEAVATLEEKGLRTAIISAMQRCTQKSIELSSQTKK from the coding sequence ATGGATAAACAAATTGGATTCATCGGATGCGGAAATATGGGAATGGCTATCATTGGCGGAATGCTAAACAAAAAGGTAGTGTCTGCAAATCATGTTATTTGTTCGGATTTAAACACTACGAATTTAAAACATGCTAACGAAAAATATGGGCTAACTACAACTACTGACAATAATGAGGTAGCTAAAAATGCTGATATTTTAATTTTATCAATTAAACCGGACCTATACGCAGCGGTCATTAACGAAATAAAAGAAGTCATCAAAAACGATGTTATCGTCGTAACGATCGCTGCCGGCAAAAGCATTAAAAGTACTGAAGAAGCTTTTGATAAAAAATTAAAAGTTGTAAGAGTAATGCCTAATACACCTGCTCTTGTTGGAGAAGGAATGTCTGCGTTATGCCCTAATGAAATGGTGACAGAAAAAGATTTAGAAGATGTGCTAAACATTTTCAATAGCTTTGGTCAAGCAGAGATTGTAAGTGAAAAATTAATGGATGTTGTTACATCAGTAAGTGGTTCTTCACCAGCATACGTATATATGATTATAGAGGCGATGGCAGATGCTGCTGTACTAGATGGTATGCCTAGAAATCAAGCATATAAATTCGCTGCTCAAGCTGTATTAGGGTCTGCAAAAATGGTACTAGAAACAGGAATACATCCAGGTGAATTGAAAGATATGGTTTGTTCTCCTGGCGGAACAACGATAGAAGCTGTAGCAACATTAGAGGAAAAAGGCTTACGCACAGCCATCATTTCAGCTATGCAGCGCTGTACGCAAAAGTCTATTGAACTGTCTAGCCAAACAAAAAAATAA
- a CDS encoding M20/M25/M40 family metallo-hydrolase, giving the protein MSKWQSKEQLIQLLSSLVEIPSITGTEAEVILPDFVVEQLSDLQYFKENPHHLQKNPTGDGRYFVTALVKKSDCTKNTVILVSHFDVVDVQDYGVWKEDAFNPKKLTSMFYSHKDELPAHVREDIEQGDWLFGRGTMDMKCGLTLQMAMIEQACEGRFDGNVLLLAVPDEEVNSVGMRAAVPRLLELAKEHDLNYKTVLNSEPMFARHPGDQNKYIYTGSIGKVLPGFLCYGKETHVGEPFAGLNGSYMASLITAELELNTDLCDIVEGEASPPPTNLLQRDLKEDYSVQIPHRAVTLFNLFLLEKSMTDVVSLLRQKVTKIAEKIEEKYEKQAYRFSKYNPFIPPNMKVNVLTYEELIAYAIEQHGQAKIDDIQSSIIKNREEKDDRAVTIDLVDKLAILCKEKAPMIVLFFAPPYYPAVSSRNDPLIKEVVAEMEKYAHYNHNITFENQNYFGGISDLSYVGLQNPLHSMSSLVDNMPLWDKGYSIPLQELEEFDVPVLNMGPVGKDAHQWTERLDVNYAFETLLDMLPKCIEKLLVSNKITQVK; this is encoded by the coding sequence ATGTCAAAGTGGCAATCAAAAGAACAATTGATTCAATTATTAAGCAGTCTAGTTGAAATTCCTAGTATTACAGGTACAGAAGCTGAAGTAATATTGCCAGACTTTGTTGTGGAACAATTATCTGATTTACAGTACTTCAAAGAAAACCCGCATCATTTACAAAAAAATCCGACAGGGGACGGACGATATTTTGTTACAGCGCTCGTAAAGAAAAGCGATTGTACAAAAAATACCGTAATTCTAGTTAGTCACTTTGATGTTGTAGATGTACAAGATTACGGAGTATGGAAAGAGGATGCATTCAACCCTAAAAAGTTAACGTCTATGTTTTATTCTCATAAAGATGAACTACCAGCCCATGTACGTGAAGATATAGAACAAGGAGATTGGCTATTTGGTAGAGGAACAATGGACATGAAATGCGGCCTCACGTTACAAATGGCAATGATTGAGCAAGCCTGTGAAGGAAGATTTGATGGAAATGTACTTTTATTAGCTGTTCCAGATGAAGAAGTAAATTCGGTGGGGATGAGGGCTGCTGTTCCAAGATTACTAGAGTTAGCAAAAGAACATGATTTAAATTATAAAACAGTCCTAAATTCAGAGCCTATGTTTGCAAGACATCCTGGTGACCAAAATAAGTATATTTACACGGGTTCTATTGGTAAAGTGTTACCTGGATTTCTTTGCTATGGTAAAGAAACACATGTAGGTGAACCTTTTGCGGGCTTAAATGGTAGTTATATGGCGTCATTAATAACAGCAGAATTAGAGTTGAATACGGACCTTTGTGATATTGTAGAAGGGGAAGCGAGTCCTCCGCCAACTAACTTACTTCAACGGGACTTAAAGGAGGATTATTCTGTACAAATTCCGCATCGTGCCGTTACATTATTTAATTTGTTTTTACTAGAAAAATCAATGACAGATGTCGTTTCATTGTTACGTCAAAAAGTAACGAAAATAGCAGAGAAAATAGAAGAGAAATATGAAAAGCAAGCATATCGTTTTTCTAAATATAATCCGTTTATACCGCCTAATATGAAAGTGAATGTATTAACGTACGAAGAGCTTATCGCTTATGCAATTGAACAACATGGTCAAGCGAAAATAGATGATATTCAATCTAGTATAATAAAAAATAGAGAAGAGAAAGATGATCGTGCGGTAACAATTGATTTAGTAGATAAACTAGCTATTTTATGTAAAGAAAAGGCGCCGATGATTGTACTTTTCTTTGCTCCACCATATTATCCAGCTGTAAGTTCACGCAACGATCCATTAATTAAAGAAGTAGTTGCAGAAATGGAAAAGTATGCACATTACAATCATAACATTACATTTGAAAACCAAAACTATTTTGGAGGAATTTCAGATTTGAGCTATGTGGGCTTACAGAATCCACTACATTCAATGAGTTCACTTGTAGACAATATGCCATTATGGGATAAAGGTTACTCGATTCCACTTCAGGAACTAGAAGAGTTTGACGTTCCAGTATTAAATATGGGACCGGTAGGAAAAGATGCACATCAATGGACAGAACGTCTAGATGTAAACTACGCATTTGAAACGCTATTAGATATGTTGCCGAAATGCATTGAAAAATTATTAGTTTCTAATAAAATTACACAAGTAAAGTAG
- a CDS encoding IclR family transcriptional regulator: MVQSIDRAISIIKLLNSTNEKEYWAISDIADRTHLPVSTVHRLLNSLIEHGLVTQISETKQYKIGPMWMEIGLRQLEKVDYRSVAREVMKRLASEVEESVYLNIPNGTHSIIIERIDSPLKIRVIDNLGEQIPLSIGAANKTMLANMKQNEMEYIVEQLLPALPEQKRILLDQIKQIRNEGYAVSYGEKTEGTASVAAPIIGFNHNVVGALSVGLISHRINEDRLSFLINKVKQAAHEISIKIGSTSEP; this comes from the coding sequence ATGGTACAGTCCATTGATCGAGCGATAAGTATTATAAAGTTATTAAATTCTACTAATGAAAAAGAATATTGGGCTATTTCTGATATAGCGGACAGAACACATCTCCCAGTTAGTACAGTACATAGATTACTTAATTCTCTAATCGAGCATGGGTTAGTTACGCAAATTTCAGAAACGAAACAATACAAAATCGGGCCCATGTGGATGGAAATAGGATTACGTCAATTGGAGAAAGTAGACTACAGATCTGTGGCAAGAGAAGTGATGAAGCGATTAGCCTCTGAAGTGGAAGAAAGTGTGTATTTGAACATTCCAAATGGAACACATTCTATTATCATTGAAAGAATTGATAGCCCTTTAAAAATTCGAGTTATTGATAACTTAGGGGAACAGATTCCTCTTTCAATTGGTGCTGCAAATAAAACGATGCTAGCCAATATGAAACAGAATGAAATGGAATATATTGTTGAGCAGCTACTTCCTGCTTTACCAGAACAAAAGCGAATTCTTCTTGATCAAATAAAGCAAATAAGAAACGAAGGATATGCTGTCAGTTATGGAGAAAAAACAGAAGGAACTGCTTCAGTAGCTGCACCAATTATTGGATTTAATCATAATGTAGTGGGAGCATTAAGTGTTGGGTTAATTAGTCATCGTATTAATGAAGATCGACTATCTTTTCTTATTAATAAGGTAAAACAAGCAGCTCATGAAATATCAATAAAAATCGGCAGTACATCAGAACCATAA
- a CDS encoding amino acid permease, producing MTQVNNTNNELKRTMKSRHLFMIALGGVIGTGLFNGSGFIISQAGPGGSVLAFMAGGLLMYFVMLCLGELAVAMPVSGSFQEYATKFINPATGFTIGWLYWLSWANTTGLEFTTAGITMQRWFPDIPVWVWCLIFGVTIFTINALSARSYAETEFWFSSIKVSAIIAFIILGGAAMFGFIDLKGDEPAPLFSNFVNHGGLFPNGLAAILLTMVTVNYSFQGTELVGIAAGESEDPAKTLPRSIRNIIWRTMFFFVLAIFVLVALIPWEEAGLTKSPFVAVFDNIGIPYAADIMNFVILTAVLSVANSGLYAATRMLWSLSKNEMAPAFLKKLSSRGIPLNALIMTIAISAFSLLTSVVAAETVYLWLISISGVITIIVWMSICVSQFFFRKHYLADGGRLEDLKFKTPLYPLVPILGFGLYGIILISLIFIPEQRLGIYCTVPFIIFCYTYYHFKVKKRIATNSQSETKISETS from the coding sequence ATGACGCAAGTAAACAATACAAATAATGAATTAAAACGTACGATGAAAAGTAGACACTTATTCATGATTGCACTCGGTGGTGTGATTGGAACGGGGTTATTTAACGGATCTGGCTTTATTATCAGTCAAGCTGGGCCTGGTGGATCCGTACTTGCCTTTATGGCCGGTGGATTATTAATGTATTTCGTTATGCTATGTCTTGGTGAACTCGCTGTAGCCATGCCTGTTTCGGGCTCTTTCCAGGAATATGCCACTAAGTTCATCAATCCTGCAACTGGCTTTACAATCGGATGGTTGTATTGGTTAAGCTGGGCGAATACGACCGGTCTTGAATTTACAACTGCCGGCATTACAATGCAGCGCTGGTTTCCTGATATTCCTGTTTGGGTTTGGTGTTTAATATTTGGCGTTACGATTTTCACTATTAACGCATTATCTGCTCGTAGTTATGCAGAAACAGAATTTTGGTTTTCAAGTATAAAAGTATCTGCCATTATAGCTTTTATAATTCTTGGTGGCGCCGCTATGTTCGGTTTTATTGATTTAAAAGGCGACGAACCAGCTCCGCTATTTTCAAATTTCGTAAATCATGGTGGTTTATTCCCAAATGGACTTGCAGCTATTCTATTAACAATGGTTACAGTCAATTATTCCTTCCAAGGTACAGAGCTTGTCGGAATCGCAGCAGGTGAAAGTGAAGATCCAGCAAAAACTTTACCTCGTTCTATTAGAAATATTATATGGCGCACAATGTTTTTCTTCGTCTTAGCAATCTTTGTTCTTGTTGCTTTAATTCCTTGGGAAGAAGCTGGATTAACAAAGAGCCCATTCGTTGCTGTTTTTGATAATATTGGTATTCCATATGCAGCTGATATTATGAACTTTGTTATTCTTACTGCTGTTCTTTCTGTTGCAAACTCAGGACTATACGCTGCTACTCGAATGCTTTGGTCTTTATCAAAAAACGAAATGGCTCCAGCATTTTTAAAGAAATTATCATCACGTGGGATTCCTCTCAACGCTTTAATCATGACAATAGCTATTTCTGCTTTTTCTCTTTTAACAAGCGTCGTAGCTGCTGAAACGGTTTACTTATGGTTAATTTCCATTTCTGGAGTCATAACAATTATTGTTTGGATGTCAATTTGTGTTTCTCAATTCTTTTTCCGTAAACATTATTTAGCAGACGGAGGAAGATTAGAAGACTTAAAATTTAAAACTCCACTTTATCCACTTGTACCAATTCTTGGTTTTGGATTGTATGGCATTATATTAATCAGTCTTATCTTTATCCCTGAACAACGACTTGGAATCTATTGCACTGTACCATTTATTATCTTTTGTTACACGTACTATCACTTTAAAGTTAAGAAAAGAATTGCTACTAACAGTCAAAGTGAAACTAAAATTAGCGAAACTTCGTAA
- a CDS encoding VOC family protein codes for MIQNIYETHLHVRNLEKAINFYQNKLELTLARKLSKKRVAFFWVGENKQQMLGLWEVNNIEDFELRHFAFGVNLEFLMTSKAWLEERGIEVIGSQGKGNQEPIVQRWMPAASVYFLDCDRNKLEFISMLHDNPDELEYASYLSVWNAKHQEK; via the coding sequence ATAATACAGAACATATACGAAACTCATTTACATGTAAGAAATTTAGAAAAGGCAATAAATTTCTATCAAAACAAGCTAGAATTGACGTTAGCAAGAAAACTCTCCAAAAAAAGAGTGGCTTTCTTTTGGGTCGGAGAAAATAAACAACAAATGCTTGGACTATGGGAAGTAAATAATATCGAAGACTTTGAGCTGAGACATTTTGCTTTTGGTGTAAATTTAGAGTTTTTAATGACTTCTAAAGCGTGGTTAGAGGAACGTGGAATAGAAGTGATAGGAAGTCAAGGAAAAGGAAATCAAGAGCCAATTGTCCAAAGGTGGATGCCCGCTGCAAGTGTATACTTTCTAGATTGTGATAGAAATAAATTAGAATTCATTTCTATGTTACATGACAATCCAGATGAATTAGAATATGCATCCTATTTAAGTGTATGGAATGCGAAACACCAAGAAAAATGA
- a CDS encoding fatty acid desaturase, which translates to MTLENTKNLKKQVAPFEKSTIKKSVWQLINTIVPFIILWYLAYKSLSVSYWLTLVPALLAAGFMTRIFIIFHDCTHYSFFKSRRANRIVGTCMGVLTLFPFDQWGHEHSIHHATSGNLDKRGTGDIWTLTVDEYVAAPFRLRLAYRLYRNPFVMFGLGPIYVFLLKNRFNRKGARQKERMNTYLTNIIIVAVVAILCWAIGWQSFLLVHGTIFLIAGSVGIWLFYVQHTFEDSYFEEDKDWEYVKAAVEGSSFYKLPKILQFLTGNIGFHHVHHLSPRVPNYKLEEAHNNTLPLKNVPTITLATSLQSLRFRLWDEKSNNFVSFKDVKNIIKNNVSVRVKSEL; encoded by the coding sequence ATGACCTTAGAAAATACTAAAAATTTAAAAAAACAAGTTGCTCCTTTTGAAAAATCAACGATTAAAAAAAGTGTTTGGCAACTGATCAACACAATCGTGCCATTTATTATTTTATGGTACCTTGCTTATAAAAGTTTGTCAGTTTCTTATTGGTTAACTTTAGTTCCAGCACTGTTAGCCGCTGGATTTATGACAAGAATTTTCATTATTTTTCATGATTGTACCCATTATTCGTTCTTTAAAAGTCGACGTGCAAATAGAATAGTTGGAACGTGTATGGGTGTTTTAACATTATTCCCATTTGATCAGTGGGGGCATGAGCATTCTATTCACCACGCTACAAGTGGTAATTTGGATAAGAGGGGTACAGGGGATATTTGGACGCTTACAGTTGATGAATATGTAGCAGCACCATTTAGACTTCGTTTAGCATATCGTTTATATCGCAATCCATTCGTTATGTTTGGATTAGGTCCGATTTATGTTTTCTTGCTTAAAAATAGATTTAACCGAAAAGGTGCAAGACAGAAAGAACGTATGAATACTTATTTGACGAATATTATAATTGTTGCTGTAGTAGCTATACTTTGCTGGGCAATTGGGTGGCAATCGTTTCTGTTAGTACATGGTACTATATTCTTAATAGCAGGTTCAGTAGGGATTTGGCTGTTTTACGTACAGCACACATTTGAGGATTCTTATTTTGAAGAGGATAAAGATTGGGAATATGTGAAAGCGGCAGTGGAAGGAAGTTCTTTTTATAAGCTTCCTAAAATTTTGCAATTTCTAACGGGTAATATTGGATTCCATCATGTTCACCATTTAAGTCCAAGAGTACCTAACTATAAACTAGAAGAGGCACACAATAATACGCTTCCGTTAAAAAATGTACCAACGATTACGCTTGCTACAAGCTTACAATCACTACGTTTCCGTCTTTGGGATGAGAAAAGTAACAATTTTGTTAGCTTTAAAGATGTCAAAAATATAATTAAAAATAATGTTTCTGTTCGAGTGAAATCTGAACTATAA